In Rhodothermus marinus DSM 4252, a single genomic region encodes these proteins:
- a CDS encoding TolC family protein: MLRWLPGLLLGFGLALALQAQPVQLTLSEAVRQGLRTHPDLAAAEAAVAAAQARIGQARAAFQPRLQFSAGYQRLSEITPFAITMPLPGAEPIEITPNIPNQYQLQLSLQQPLFQGGRLRAQLEAARQEAAAAAAGQHARREALAYRIAAAYWQHVEAEALARAAEENVRRLEAHLQDARNRQAQGLLLESEVLDVEVALEQARLEALRQRQVARLTAVTLSSLVGLPPDTPLVLSDRPDTAAQPVPSLDSLRALALHRRPDLAALRHTIARADALRSMARAGWWPQVTLVGRYLYARPNPRIIPLQDRFEETWEVGLSLTLDLWNGLRTHHQVAEATALRRQAEAQEAATLRTLDVTLAQARLGVEQAYERLRLARLVVRQAEARYALVRDQFAQGLRTSRDRLDAETALAQARAREIQAQTACALAWLALYQATGTLTEHLP, from the coding sequence ATGTTGCGCTGGTTACCGGGCCTGCTGCTGGGCTTCGGACTGGCGCTCGCGCTTCAGGCGCAACCCGTGCAGCTGACGCTGTCCGAAGCCGTCAGACAGGGGCTTCGGACGCATCCCGATCTGGCCGCCGCCGAAGCGGCCGTCGCGGCCGCACAGGCCCGCATCGGTCAGGCCCGCGCGGCCTTTCAGCCCCGGCTGCAGTTTTCGGCCGGCTATCAGCGGCTGAGCGAGATCACGCCGTTTGCCATCACGATGCCGCTGCCGGGTGCCGAACCCATCGAGATCACGCCCAACATTCCGAATCAGTATCAATTGCAGCTTTCGCTGCAGCAGCCGCTGTTTCAGGGCGGACGGCTACGGGCTCAGCTCGAGGCGGCGCGGCAGGAAGCGGCGGCGGCCGCTGCCGGGCAGCACGCCCGGCGCGAGGCGCTCGCCTATCGCATCGCCGCGGCCTACTGGCAGCACGTGGAAGCCGAAGCGCTGGCCCGTGCCGCCGAGGAGAACGTCCGACGTCTGGAAGCGCACCTGCAGGACGCCCGCAACCGGCAGGCGCAGGGGCTCCTGCTCGAAAGCGAGGTGCTCGATGTGGAAGTCGCACTGGAGCAGGCCCGGCTCGAAGCGCTCCGGCAGCGGCAGGTGGCCCGACTCACCGCCGTCACCCTGAGCAGCCTGGTGGGCCTGCCGCCGGACACGCCGCTCGTGCTATCGGACCGGCCCGACACCGCCGCGCAGCCGGTGCCGTCGCTCGACAGCCTGCGCGCGCTGGCCCTGCACCGGCGGCCCGACCTGGCCGCGCTCCGGCACACCATCGCCCGGGCCGACGCACTGCGCTCCATGGCCCGGGCCGGCTGGTGGCCGCAGGTGACGCTCGTCGGGCGCTACCTCTACGCCCGACCCAACCCGCGCATCATCCCGCTACAGGATCGCTTCGAGGAGACATGGGAAGTCGGACTTTCGCTCACGCTTGACCTGTGGAACGGCCTGCGCACGCACCATCAGGTGGCCGAGGCCACGGCGCTGCGCCGCCAGGCCGAAGCGCAGGAGGCCGCCACGCTGCGCACGCTGGACGTAACGCTGGCGCAGGCGCGGCTCGGCGTCGAACAGGCCTACGAGCGGTTGCGCCTGGCCCGGCTGGTGGTCCGGCAGGCCGAAGCCCGGTATGCGCTCGTGCGCGATCAGTTCGCCCAGGGGCTGCGCACCAGCCGCGACCGGCTCGATGCCGAAACGGCGCTGGCGCAGGCCCGCGCCCGGGAGATTCAGGCACAGACGGCCTGCGCGCTCGCCTGGCTGGCACTGTATCAGGCCACCGGTACGCTGACCGAACACCTGCCATGA
- a CDS encoding ABC transporter ATP-binding protein, with product MSTPAIDVRDLTRRFGSFTAVDHVTFQVEAGEIFGFLGANGAGKSTTIRMLCGLLPPSEGTARVAGFDVAREPYRVRQAIGYMAQKFSLYEDLTGLENLYFFGTAYGLTGRRLETRIREVTARVGLSGQERRLVRELPTGWRQRLALASALLHEPSVVFLDEPTSGVDPLARRRFWDLIAELAAEGTTVFVTTHYLDEAEYCNRLGLIQSGRLIALGAPEALKARYLTRPLYELEAIPLRAALEALRRMPEVFEADPFGSRIHVTLQDRALDPELLVRRLREAGLTVAGIRPIVPTLEDVFLHLIEHPPAET from the coding sequence ATGAGCACGCCCGCCATCGACGTACGCGACCTGACGCGTCGCTTCGGCAGCTTCACAGCCGTCGATCACGTGACGTTTCAGGTGGAGGCCGGCGAGATCTTCGGCTTTCTGGGCGCCAACGGTGCCGGCAAATCGACCACCATCCGCATGCTCTGCGGCCTGTTGCCGCCGTCGGAGGGCACGGCCCGCGTGGCCGGGTTCGACGTGGCCCGCGAGCCCTACCGCGTGCGCCAGGCCATCGGCTACATGGCCCAGAAGTTCTCGCTCTACGAAGACCTGACCGGGCTGGAGAACCTGTACTTCTTCGGGACGGCCTACGGACTGACGGGCCGCCGGCTCGAAACGCGCATCCGCGAGGTTACGGCCCGCGTGGGCCTGAGCGGACAGGAACGTCGTCTGGTGCGCGAGCTGCCCACCGGCTGGCGGCAGCGGCTGGCGCTGGCCAGTGCGCTGTTGCACGAACCGTCCGTGGTGTTTCTGGACGAGCCCACCAGCGGCGTCGATCCACTGGCCCGGCGTCGCTTCTGGGACCTGATCGCTGAGCTGGCCGCTGAGGGCACCACCGTGTTCGTCACCACACACTACCTGGACGAAGCCGAGTACTGCAACCGGCTGGGCCTCATCCAGAGCGGCCGGCTCATCGCGCTGGGTGCGCCCGAGGCGCTGAAGGCCCGCTACCTGACCCGCCCGCTGTACGAACTGGAGGCCATCCCATTGCGCGCCGCCCTGGAAGCGCTGCGCCGGATGCCCGAAGTGTTCGAGGCGGATCCCTTCGGGAGCCGCATTCACGTGACGCTGCAGGATCGCGCTCTCGATCCCGAGCTGCTCGTGCGCCGCCTGCGCGAAGCAGGGCTGACGGTCGCCGGCATTCGCCCCATCGTGCCCACGCTCGAAGACGTGTTTCTGCATCTGATCGAACATCCCCCCGCCGAAACCTGA
- a CDS encoding ABC transporter permease: MAALRMIATLFVKEFTQIRRDPLSLGMLIALPAFLLILFGYALTFDVRNLALGVCDQDGSAASRELIRRFAITEYFDLKRQVDDPRALTRLIDHEVIQVGLVIPPDFEERLEAGRPAPVQFLVDGTNATIASAVTGYADAIVRAFSGQVVLEQMLRAGHRPPPAAVSVEARIWYNPELESARFLLPGLIAFLLMVATVVATSLSVTRERERGTMEQLVLAPLEPYQLVLGKTLPYLLVAIGSTILILLVGRLLFDVEVRGELLVLAFVVLAYLLAGLGQGLLISTVAPSQQVAFQIAIISTLLPTFILSGFVFPIYNMPPVIQALTYLVPARYFLVALRGVMLKGTGLAVFWPDVLLLLLFAGLMLTLSSIRLRRLFQHLM; this comes from the coding sequence ATGGCTGCGCTGCGCATGATCGCGACGCTGTTCGTCAAAGAATTCACCCAGATCCGGCGCGATCCGCTCTCGCTGGGGATGCTCATCGCGCTGCCGGCCTTTCTGCTGATTCTGTTCGGCTACGCGCTCACGTTCGACGTGCGCAACCTGGCGCTGGGCGTGTGCGACCAGGACGGGTCGGCGGCCAGCCGCGAGCTCATCCGACGCTTTGCGATCACCGAATACTTCGACCTGAAACGTCAGGTGGACGATCCGCGGGCGCTCACGCGGCTCATCGATCACGAGGTGATCCAGGTGGGTCTGGTCATTCCGCCGGACTTCGAGGAGCGGCTCGAGGCGGGACGTCCGGCGCCGGTTCAGTTTCTGGTGGACGGCACGAACGCCACGATCGCCTCGGCCGTCACGGGCTACGCCGATGCCATCGTCCGGGCATTCAGCGGCCAGGTGGTGCTGGAACAGATGCTGCGCGCCGGGCACCGTCCGCCGCCGGCGGCCGTCTCCGTCGAGGCCCGCATCTGGTACAACCCCGAGCTGGAAAGCGCCCGCTTCCTGCTGCCCGGTCTGATCGCCTTTCTGCTCATGGTAGCCACGGTGGTGGCCACATCGCTTTCGGTTACGCGCGAGCGGGAACGTGGCACCATGGAGCAGCTCGTGCTGGCCCCGCTGGAGCCCTACCAGCTCGTGCTGGGCAAGACGCTGCCCTATCTGCTGGTGGCGATCGGCTCGACCATCTTGATCCTGCTCGTCGGACGCCTGCTGTTCGACGTGGAAGTGCGCGGCGAGTTGCTCGTGCTGGCCTTCGTGGTGCTGGCCTACCTGCTGGCCGGTCTCGGCCAGGGCCTGTTGATTTCGACCGTCGCGCCCAGCCAGCAGGTAGCCTTTCAGATTGCCATCATCAGCACGCTATTGCCCACGTTCATCCTCTCGGGCTTCGTTTTTCCCATTTACAACATGCCGCCGGTCATCCAGGCCCTCACCTATCTGGTGCCGGCCCGCTACTTCCTGGTGGCGCTGCGGGGAGTGATGCTGAAAGGAACCGGGCTGGCCGTTTTCTGGCCCGATGTGCTGCTGCTGTTGCTTTTTGCAGGGCTCATGCTCACGCTGAGCAGCATTCGCCTGCGCCGTCTGTTTCAACACCTGATGTGA
- a CDS encoding ABC transporter permease: MEQVLAFLRKEFRQLRRDPRMLFLLIVPPIVQLVLLGYAANLDVRHVPLVVCDPVPSATSRDLVQRLVASTYFDLVGYEPDARRVGEWLDRGEATVALVFPPDFGKAVAQGATASVQLLVDGSETNTATVALSYASQIIQHALGVGAVSAGVVPELRVWFNPALSSRWFIIPGLVGLLLTVMTTVLTALALVKEKETGTLEQLLVTPLRPATVLLGKLVPFLLIGLLDVLLVVLVATLWFQVPLRGSVPLLFGSALLFLLNTLGLGLLISTLSRTQQQALIGAAFFALMPMIILSGFVFPIESMPPVIRAVTYIVPLRYFLTIVRGIFLKGVGMPALWEEMLALLVLGLLLFGLSTWRFRRQLH, from the coding sequence ATGGAACAGGTGCTCGCTTTTCTGCGGAAAGAGTTTCGCCAGTTGCGGCGCGATCCGCGCATGCTGTTTCTGCTGATCGTGCCGCCGATCGTGCAGCTCGTGCTGCTGGGCTATGCGGCCAACCTGGACGTGCGACACGTGCCGCTCGTCGTGTGCGATCCGGTGCCCTCGGCCACCAGCCGCGACCTCGTCCAGCGGCTGGTAGCCAGCACCTACTTCGACCTTGTCGGCTACGAGCCCGACGCGCGGCGCGTCGGCGAATGGCTCGACCGCGGGGAGGCCACCGTGGCGCTGGTCTTCCCGCCCGACTTCGGGAAAGCCGTGGCGCAGGGCGCCACGGCCTCGGTCCAGCTGCTGGTGGACGGCAGCGAGACGAACACGGCCACCGTCGCCCTGAGCTATGCGTCGCAGATCATCCAGCACGCCCTCGGTGTCGGTGCCGTTTCGGCCGGAGTCGTGCCCGAGCTGCGCGTGTGGTTCAACCCGGCGCTCTCCAGCCGCTGGTTCATCATCCCCGGGCTGGTGGGTCTGTTGCTGACCGTGATGACCACCGTGCTGACGGCGCTGGCGCTGGTGAAGGAAAAAGAGACGGGCACGCTGGAACAACTGCTGGTGACGCCGCTGCGTCCGGCCACCGTGCTGCTGGGCAAGCTCGTACCGTTTCTGCTGATCGGGCTACTGGACGTGCTGCTGGTAGTGCTGGTGGCGACGCTGTGGTTTCAGGTGCCGCTGCGCGGTAGCGTTCCCCTGCTGTTCGGTAGCGCGTTGCTTTTTCTGCTCAACACACTGGGGCTCGGGCTGCTCATCTCCACGCTGAGCCGCACGCAGCAGCAGGCGCTCATCGGTGCCGCCTTTTTCGCGCTCATGCCCATGATCATCCTTTCCGGCTTCGTCTTCCCCATCGAGAGCATGCCGCCCGTGATCCGGGCTGTCACCTACATCGTACCCCTGCGCTACTTTCTGACCATCGTGCGGGGCATTTTCCTGAAAGGCGTGGGCATGCCGGCGCTCTGGGAGGAGATGCTGGCGCTGCTCGTGCTGGGGTTGCTCCTGTTTGGCCTGAGCACCTGGCGCTTCCGCCGCCAGCTGCATTGA
- a CDS encoding TerB family tellurite resistance protein, whose translation MSETRCMAGRLQELALLYLIAASREGLPVGDGRLEAVIDQLQARCPTIPPDQLRALVLEAFDVLLAAEDPEALLQATLEAVEPHLSQAQRQVVLHDLLRIVEADGIVMESERQLLEMVARRWGLEPPYERVRVLDPGQEGIPEVLIHLALLYLVLAHGVDHELTRQERQIIVRKLRAWCPDLTDQQLAAVLQEAIDRYAEGLTDAELRASAEAIKMALTPAQRLTAFHDLVQIANADGTFLDTEEDLLNELVDLWELGPHVDAPELSPA comes from the coding sequence ATGTCCGAGACGCGCTGCATGGCCGGCCGGCTGCAGGAACTGGCACTCCTGTATCTGATTGCGGCTTCCCGCGAGGGCTTGCCGGTCGGCGACGGTAGACTGGAGGCGGTCATCGACCAGCTACAGGCCCGTTGTCCGACCATCCCGCCCGACCAGCTGCGGGCGCTGGTCCTGGAGGCGTTCGATGTGCTGCTGGCCGCCGAAGACCCGGAGGCGCTGCTGCAGGCCACACTGGAGGCTGTCGAACCCCATCTCTCACAGGCGCAGCGTCAGGTCGTGCTGCACGATCTGTTGCGCATCGTGGAGGCCGACGGGATCGTCATGGAAAGCGAGCGCCAGTTGCTGGAGATGGTAGCCCGGCGCTGGGGCCTCGAGCCGCCCTACGAGCGGGTGCGCGTGCTCGATCCGGGCCAGGAAGGCATTCCCGAAGTGCTCATCCATCTGGCGCTGCTCTATCTGGTGCTGGCGCACGGCGTCGATCACGAACTCACGCGTCAGGAGCGGCAGATCATCGTGCGCAAGCTTCGCGCCTGGTGTCCGGACCTGACCGACCAGCAACTGGCGGCTGTGCTGCAGGAGGCGATCGACCGCTACGCCGAAGGACTGACCGACGCCGAACTGCGCGCTTCGGCCGAGGCGATCAAGATGGCGCTTACGCCCGCGCAGCGACTGACGGCCTTCCACGACCTGGTGCAGATCGCCAACGCCGACGGCACCTTCCTGGACACCGAAGAGGACCTGCTCAACGAACTGGTCGATCTCTGGGAGCTGGGCCCGCACGTGGATGCCCCTGAACTGAGCCCCGCCTGA
- the acs gene encoding acetate--CoA ligase alpha subunit yields MEARPDVMQHDPSHELFQPRRLQLDAIFKPRSVAVIGASERPGSVGRTLLWNLISNPFGGTVYPVNPKRTNVLGIRAYPSVKDIPEPVDLAVIATPAPTVPGVVQECVEAGVKGAVIISAGFKEIGEEGRRLEEQILTIARRGGMRIIGPNCLGVMRPVTGLNATFASTMARPGTVGFISQSGALLTSILDWSLEENVGFSAFISIGSMLDVGWGDLIYYLGSDPYTKSIILYMESIGDARSFLSAAREVALQKPIIVIKAGRTEEAARAALSHTGSLAGSDEVLSAAFRRTGVLRVDSIADLFYMAEVLAKQPRPEGPRLTILTNAGGAGVLATDALVQGGGQLAELSEETKKKLDEFLPPHWSHGNPVDILGDADPERYAKALEVTLADENSDGLLVILTPQAMTDPTQTAEQLRRFAQSRKPILASWMGGVEVAAGKKILNRAGIPTFQYPDTAVRVFNYMWRYSYNLRALYETPSLPDDEIDGGPDRERAQQIIEQVRREGRTLLTEYEAKQVLEAYCLPVTPTRLARTADEAVAAAEELGYPVVLKLHSLKITHKTDVGGVQLNLDSPEAVRRAFDTIRRNLEERGQADAFDGVTVQPMVRARDGYELIIGSTIDPQFGPVLLFGAGGTLVEVYRDRALGLPPLNTTLARRMMEQTKVYRALQGVRGRPPVNLDRLEKLMVRFSQLVVEQPWIREIDVNPLLAAPDQIVALDARIVLHPPDLREEELPRPAIRPYPRQYMGTWRLKDGTPVLIRPIRPEDEPLLVEFHHKLSERSVYLRYASLLKLSQRVAHERLARLCFIDYDREMALVAERRSPETGRPEILAVARLTKIYGTNDGEFAMLVRDDVQGKGLGTELLRRLIQIGEAEGLERIVADILVQNHAMQHVCRKLGFRIIRSDDPADPMVKAVKVLRVPAERESLAKA; encoded by the coding sequence ATGGAAGCCCGGCCTGATGTGATGCAGCACGACCCATCTCACGAGCTATTTCAGCCCCGGCGTCTGCAACTGGACGCTATCTTCAAACCGCGCAGCGTGGCCGTTATCGGGGCCAGCGAACGTCCGGGCAGCGTGGGGCGGACGCTGCTCTGGAATCTGATCAGCAACCCGTTCGGAGGCACGGTCTATCCGGTCAACCCCAAGCGCACGAACGTGCTGGGCATCCGGGCCTATCCGTCCGTGAAGGATATTCCCGAGCCGGTGGACCTGGCCGTCATCGCAACGCCGGCCCCCACGGTGCCCGGCGTCGTGCAGGAGTGCGTCGAGGCGGGCGTCAAAGGAGCGGTGATCATTTCGGCCGGTTTCAAAGAAATCGGCGAAGAAGGGCGCCGGTTGGAGGAGCAGATCCTGACGATTGCCCGCAGGGGCGGCATGCGCATCATCGGCCCCAACTGCCTGGGCGTCATGCGGCCGGTCACCGGGCTGAACGCCACGTTTGCCAGCACGATGGCGCGTCCGGGTACGGTGGGCTTCATCAGTCAGAGCGGCGCGCTGCTGACGTCGATCCTGGACTGGAGTCTGGAAGAAAACGTCGGCTTCAGCGCTTTTATCTCGATCGGCTCGATGCTCGACGTGGGCTGGGGCGACCTGATTTACTATCTGGGCAGCGACCCCTACACGAAGAGCATCATCCTCTACATGGAGTCGATCGGCGATGCCCGTTCGTTTCTGTCGGCCGCCCGCGAAGTGGCGCTCCAGAAGCCGATCATCGTGATCAAGGCCGGACGGACCGAAGAAGCGGCGCGTGCGGCGCTTTCGCACACGGGCTCGCTGGCCGGGAGCGACGAGGTGCTCAGTGCCGCTTTCCGCCGGACGGGCGTCCTGCGCGTCGATAGCATCGCCGACCTCTTCTACATGGCCGAAGTGCTGGCCAAGCAGCCGCGTCCCGAAGGGCCCCGGCTGACCATTCTGACCAATGCGGGCGGCGCGGGCGTGCTGGCCACCGACGCGCTCGTGCAGGGCGGCGGCCAGCTGGCCGAACTTTCGGAAGAAACGAAAAAGAAGCTGGACGAATTCCTGCCGCCGCACTGGAGCCACGGCAATCCGGTGGACATCCTCGGCGACGCCGATCCGGAGCGCTACGCGAAGGCGCTGGAGGTGACGCTGGCCGACGAAAACAGCGACGGCCTGCTGGTCATCCTCACGCCACAGGCCATGACCGATCCCACGCAGACGGCCGAGCAGCTCCGGCGCTTTGCGCAGAGCCGCAAGCCGATCCTGGCCAGCTGGATGGGCGGGGTGGAGGTGGCCGCCGGCAAAAAGATCCTGAACCGCGCCGGCATTCCCACCTTCCAGTACCCCGATACGGCCGTGCGCGTGTTCAACTACATGTGGCGCTACAGCTACAACCTGCGCGCCCTGTACGAGACGCCTTCGCTGCCCGACGATGAGATCGACGGAGGCCCGGACCGTGAGCGGGCGCAGCAGATCATCGAGCAGGTGCGCCGCGAAGGGCGTACGCTGCTGACCGAGTACGAAGCCAAGCAGGTGCTCGAGGCCTATTGCCTGCCCGTGACGCCGACGCGCCTGGCCCGCACGGCCGACGAAGCCGTGGCGGCCGCCGAAGAGCTGGGCTATCCCGTCGTGCTGAAGCTGCATTCGCTCAAGATCACGCACAAGACCGATGTGGGAGGCGTCCAGCTCAACCTGGATTCGCCCGAGGCCGTACGGCGGGCCTTCGATACGATCCGGCGCAACCTGGAGGAGCGCGGCCAGGCCGACGCGTTCGACGGCGTCACCGTGCAGCCGATGGTGCGGGCACGGGACGGCTACGAACTGATCATCGGGAGCACGATCGACCCGCAGTTCGGGCCGGTGCTGCTCTTCGGCGCGGGAGGAACGCTCGTAGAGGTGTATCGCGATCGAGCCCTGGGACTGCCGCCGCTCAACACGACGCTGGCGCGGCGCATGATGGAGCAGACGAAGGTCTACCGAGCCCTGCAGGGCGTGCGCGGACGGCCGCCGGTCAACCTCGACCGCCTCGAAAAGCTCATGGTGCGCTTCAGCCAGCTGGTCGTCGAGCAGCCCTGGATCCGGGAAATCGACGTGAACCCGCTGCTGGCCGCCCCCGATCAGATCGTGGCGCTGGACGCCCGGATCGTACTGCATCCGCCGGACCTGCGTGAGGAGGAACTGCCGCGTCCGGCCATTCGGCCCTATCCGCGTCAGTACATGGGTACCTGGCGCCTCAAGGACGGCACCCCGGTGCTCATCCGGCCCATCCGTCCCGAAGATGAACCCCTGCTGGTGGAATTCCACCACAAACTCTCCGAGCGCAGCGTCTATCTGCGCTATGCCAGCCTGCTCAAGCTCAGCCAGCGCGTGGCGCATGAGCGGCTGGCCCGGCTCTGCTTCATCGACTACGATCGAGAAATGGCGCTGGTGGCCGAGCGGCGCAGCCCCGAAACCGGTCGCCCCGAGATCCTGGCCGTCGCACGACTGACAAAGATCTACGGCACGAACGACGGCGAATTTGCCATGCTCGTGCGCGACGACGTGCAGGGCAAAGGGCTGGGTACCGAGTTGTTGCGGCGGCTGATCCAGATCGGCGAGGCCGAAGGGCTTGAGCGCATCGTAGCCGACATCCTCGTGCAGAACCACGCCATGCAGCACGTGTGCCGGAAGCTGGGCTTTCGGATCATCCGGAGCGATGACCCCGCCGACCCGATGGTCAAGGCTGTCAAGGTACTTCGCGTCCCCGCCGAACGTGAATCCCTTGCAAAAGCGTAA
- the glmM gene encoding phosphoglucosamine mutase translates to MAEKQVLIASISGIRGIFGAGLGPEELVRYAAAYGAWLRQQTRGRRPRVVVGRDGRVTGPVCARIVTATLQSVGCDVLDAGLATTPTVEVAVTAAQADGGIVLSASHNPAEWNALKLLNRHGEFLTPDEAREVLNLAEAGAMPLVSWDALGTYEARDFLDEHIQRILALDFIDPERIRRRQFRVVVDGINSVGAVALPVLLRRLGVAEVLLLNGEPNGRFAHPPEPLPEHLQETIRAVADTGADLGLVVDPDADRLALIADGGGYVSEELTQVIAADFLWRFREGPFVTNLSSSRAIEDVAARYGMPVYRAAVGEINVVQKMKEVGAILGGEGNGGVILPDVHYGRDALVGAAMVLQHLANLEQSLSELVATLPRYAIVKHKLPLDNLDADQALQRLAERYAHARISTIDGLKIDLDEGWVHLRKSNTEPILRIYAEARTPDEAAALVQRFVDELRSV, encoded by the coding sequence ATGGCCGAAAAGCAGGTTCTGATCGCATCGATTTCGGGCATTCGGGGCATTTTCGGAGCCGGGCTGGGACCAGAAGAACTGGTGCGGTATGCAGCCGCCTACGGGGCCTGGCTGCGGCAGCAGACCAGAGGCCGGCGACCGCGCGTCGTGGTGGGACGCGACGGGCGCGTGACCGGACCGGTCTGTGCCCGCATCGTGACGGCCACGCTGCAGAGCGTGGGGTGTGACGTGCTCGACGCCGGGCTGGCCACCACGCCCACGGTGGAAGTGGCCGTAACGGCCGCCCAGGCCGACGGCGGCATCGTGCTTTCGGCCTCGCACAATCCGGCCGAGTGGAACGCGCTGAAGCTGCTCAACCGCCACGGGGAATTCCTGACGCCGGACGAAGCCCGCGAGGTGCTGAATCTGGCCGAAGCCGGCGCCATGCCGCTGGTGAGCTGGGACGCGCTGGGAACCTACGAGGCCCGCGACTTTCTGGACGAGCACATCCAGCGCATTCTGGCGCTGGACTTCATTGACCCTGAGCGCATCCGGCGGCGACAGTTTCGCGTGGTGGTGGACGGAATCAATTCGGTGGGTGCCGTGGCGCTTCCCGTGCTGCTCCGGCGGCTGGGCGTGGCCGAAGTGCTGCTGCTCAACGGGGAGCCGAACGGACGCTTTGCCCATCCGCCCGAACCGCTGCCCGAGCACCTGCAGGAGACGATCCGGGCCGTGGCCGACACGGGCGCCGATCTGGGGCTGGTGGTCGATCCAGACGCCGACCGCCTGGCGCTCATCGCCGACGGTGGCGGGTACGTCAGCGAAGAACTGACGCAGGTGATCGCCGCCGACTTCCTCTGGCGCTTCCGCGAAGGACCGTTTGTCACGAACCTGTCCTCGTCGCGGGCCATCGAAGACGTAGCGGCCCGCTATGGAATGCCCGTCTACCGGGCGGCCGTCGGCGAGATCAACGTGGTGCAGAAGATGAAAGAGGTGGGGGCTATCCTGGGCGGCGAGGGCAACGGGGGCGTGATTCTACCCGACGTGCACTACGGCCGCGACGCGCTGGTCGGTGCCGCCATGGTGCTGCAGCACCTGGCCAACCTGGAGCAATCGCTCTCGGAGCTGGTGGCCACGCTCCCGCGCTACGCGATCGTCAAGCACAAACTGCCGCTCGACAACCTGGACGCCGACCAGGCGCTGCAGCGGCTGGCCGAGCGCTATGCGCACGCCCGCATCTCGACGATCGACGGCTTGAAGATCGATCTGGACGAAGGCTGGGTGCACCTTCGGAAATCCAACACCGAGCCCATCCTGCGTATCTACGCCGAAGCGCGGACGCCCGACGAGGCCGCCGCACTGGTGCAGCGGTTTGTTGACGAATTGAGGAGTGTGTAG
- a CDS encoding COX15/CtaA family protein produces the protein MALADWSIPVQPHDHRARARWWFAVLTAFFTLALISWGGFVTTIDAGMAVPDWPSSFGSYDPFKTGFHDPTDPSAQWWDRTPILAEHGHRLLGALVGLLTIGLALWIWRSDPRRWMRRLGFAALGLVIFQGILGGLRVTENSLALAAVHGATAQLFFSLIVAIALFTSPAWLEARAVPADGPPLDRLRRLSLWTIAALYGQIILGVLLRHPGQGIAIHFAVVHIAGAFVVTGLVLAVFIHVQKHFEANRLLNRAAWAMLWIVALQFALGLSAYLVLLYETPAALRSTLQVVLRTAHVATGALLMGSTVVLTLLALRRRAEAPAAAVAPELAAFSQTNR, from the coding sequence ATGGCACTTGCAGACTGGAGCATACCCGTTCAGCCCCACGATCACCGGGCGCGCGCCCGCTGGTGGTTTGCCGTGCTGACGGCCTTCTTCACGCTGGCGTTGATCTCATGGGGCGGTTTTGTCACCACGATCGATGCGGGGATGGCCGTGCCCGACTGGCCTTCGTCGTTCGGCTCGTACGATCCGTTCAAGACGGGCTTTCACGACCCGACCGATCCCTCGGCTCAATGGTGGGATCGCACGCCGATCCTGGCCGAGCACGGCCATCGGCTGCTGGGCGCGCTGGTGGGCCTGCTGACAATCGGGCTGGCGCTGTGGATCTGGCGGAGCGATCCGCGCCGCTGGATGCGCCGCCTGGGCTTTGCCGCACTGGGGCTCGTCATCTTTCAGGGCATTCTGGGCGGGCTGCGCGTCACAGAAAACTCGCTGGCGCTGGCGGCCGTGCATGGCGCCACCGCCCAGCTTTTCTTTTCGCTGATCGTGGCCATCGCACTGTTTACTTCGCCGGCCTGGCTGGAAGCCCGCGCCGTGCCCGCCGACGGTCCGCCCCTGGATCGGCTGCGCCGCCTTTCGCTCTGGACGATCGCGGCGCTCTACGGCCAGATCATTCTGGGCGTGCTGTTGCGCCATCCCGGCCAGGGGATTGCGATTCATTTTGCCGTGGTGCATATTGCGGGGGCCTTCGTGGTGACGGGGCTGGTGCTGGCCGTATTCATTCACGTGCAGAAGCACTTTGAGGCCAACCGGCTGCTCAACCGGGCCGCCTGGGCCATGCTCTGGATCGTGGCGCTGCAGTTTGCGCTGGGGCTGTCGGCCTACCTGGTGCTGCTGTATGAAACGCCCGCGGCGCTGCGGAGCACCTTGCAGGTGGTGCTGCGGACGGCCCACGTCGCCACGGGCGCTTTGCTCATGGGCAGCACGGTGGTGCTGACGCTGCTGGCGCTGCGTCGTCGCGCCGAAGCGCCGGCCGCGGCGGTCGCCCCCGAACTGGCCGCTTTTTCGCAGACCAATCGATAA